DNA from Clupea harengus chromosome 2, Ch_v2.0.2, whole genome shotgun sequence:
GATCCAGCGACCTTTCAATACAGGTTCAGGAAAGCCCCTTGTGCCTGTTGCCGTAGCAGCCCTATCCATGATTTCTCGTATTTTTcgcctcttcctttcttttcttacaACAAAAAGACCAAGACCACAACGCCAGTGCCATTTGCAACTTCTGATTGATGCAGACATATTCTTGATTAGAAGTAGCTATATTATGAAACCGTGAATTATGAACCAGAGTGGCTGCTTTGCTTATGGCTTGGTATGGAGAGGCTCACACCGTTGCAGAACATACGTGCTAGTTGGCCGTTGGCTGTAGTCTTTGCGGTGTGTTCAAGGGCAACTTTTTGGTCAAGACGCAGGCGACATGAGGCGGCGCAACAGTCTGGCTTTACAGCACGCTGAATGTGGGATGAAAAGCAGCCTACGGTTTCCTCAACAGCGTGGAAGAACTCCCACTGCCAACAGTGACTGTGTGCAGGCATATGCGTGTCCATCTTCATTAAGAGCGAATTCTAAGGCTCATCCCCACCCCTAAACTGAGTATATCAGACATATAAACTGTCATGTCTCACAATACTGTCACTACTGGTTCTCCGGTAAACCCCGACAGGGGTCTGTTTCCTTGTAGAGATACAATTGGCAATGAGCAATGCAGCGTCTGCCgttgctttgcttgttgcccgtcaatgaaatcgGGGCCTAACGAAACATGGTAGGACTGATGTGACTTCAGGGCATTTATCGACTTCTGTCACATCAGTAGTAAGCGGTCATATAGTGTCTATGCCCACTCCCTGAACTCAGACCGCAAGAGGGATTTACTAAATGGCTATGACGCCCAGTAGTCTATCAGTGCCAAGTGTATGCCCACGTATGACGCCCAAACATCAACTCCTGCACTTCACAGCGGAGACTCTGATTTCAACTTTAAGTATCTTGCCTTTATTTGGTCCACTAAAAAAACCACATCACACAGTTAAGTCCACTTTTATCAGTTATGAAGCATATTGTTTGCTAGACATGATGATCTGGCTAGTTCGAGATTAGCCTGGCCAGAGTTGCTAGTGTCATCACACTAAAAccaactttctttttttaagcacAGCAACACTTTCTTTAATTATGACTTGGCAAAAAGAACCCAAATTGCGATTGTAGTAAATCTCTGTTAGAGCATTACCACATAACGCCAGGAAGACAATGTTTTTGACATTTGATAGAAAAGCATGTCATTTAGATGGACGGCTAGCACTTGTACAAAGTCAATTGCTtctgacggggggggggggggtcatcgaAGAATGGCTACATTGTAACATTTTACACTCTTAACTTGACACAACTTTCATTTTCGTGTATTGGattttcacctatcagctgGTGATGAAGAActtagttagggtgaccagatttgagtttgtgaaaaaaaggacggcatgctatacactaccccgccccctcccccgcaacgaagttttgacatctttttgaCATGCAGATGactcccgccccctcccccgtgaGGACGTTTttacatctttttcacatgcagatgtcatgtgctgttgtaaacaatgcaactagtggaggcgacaaggtgctcagtgttgccagattggaaatggcgaagAGGCTCAAAATGATGGTATTTGGGggataattatcgtacatctggcaacactgacaaggcggtcgaccaatgaccgTTCTCTCTAGTCatagctcgcgcaagaaggtggaaacTAAAGGGAGATACCTTGTCCGAAACTTgcaagggcgtaataactaatttatgaaagacccagagaaacacaaatatccgacgaggcaaaattgGAATGAttggacgattttggaatccctgccggatgcattttttaggtctcgaaagggaggacatgtccgggtaaaagaggacgtctggtcaccctaacttaGTTTGAGAAGCTTTCTATTTTCAGTTGTCAAAAGTGGTTGGGGAACTGGTTGCAAAAAAGTGGCGGGGAACATCTCCTCAGCGTTAATGACGGGAACATCTCCTCAGCGTTAATGACAGGAACATCTCCTCAGCGTTAATGACAGGAACATCTCCTCAGCGTTAATGACAGGAACATCTCCTCAGCGTTAATGACTGGAACATCTCCTCAGCGTTAATGACGGGAACATCTCCTCAGCGTTAATGACAGGAACATCTTCCAGCGTTAATGACACTGAGGTCTTGTCAACTTGCGTGTCTTCATGCATTACTGTGACCGAGGTCAGCCAGGTCACCATGTCCTTGATTTCCATCTCACATGTCAACCTTATTACCATCAGTttcatgctaaaaaaaaaacttggccaGGGCCTCCGCACCTGTTTGGGGATACTGGGCCTGCCATAGGGAGTTAGGCTTAGGAGGTGAGGAAGACCAGGACTGGCGGAGGGTGCAATCATCAGGGTGGTTGATGAGTTGGGTCTGGTAGAGCCAGGGTTAAAATAACTctctgtattgtttttttttagcattttaCCAAGGTGAGGATTGTATTGGCAGGCACCCAGGTCTTGTCTGAGATCGTATCCTCGGGTCTCTCAGATAAGGAGGTATGTTCTAGAAACCGTTGTTTGTTTGCGTGAGCGTGTCTGGAGTCAATTTTGGATGTTGCCTTCAATAATAAGAGGCTTGAAAAGGGCTGCAAAACCCTAAGGAGCCTCATTAAGCCATGTGTCTGCATAGAAGTGGGCTTGGGTAGCTCAgcaaaacagagtgtgtgtgtgtgtggtaaacagCAGATGTAAGTTGCATTACTATTAGCATACTGCAGTTTTAACGAGATGACTGACTTAGGGAGGTGGATTGAACGAATGAAATGAATGAGCGAATGCAGCCGCAGCACTTTTGGGTGCCCGTGTAGGTGAACGAGTTCACTGCTCCTGTGGATGACCCACTCACACCAGCTCTAGGCTAAACCGAATAAGCCTGTTTTTTTGTGCTTGCTGAGGCTAAATGTCAGGTCAAAGCCCCAGTTGATTGAAATGGTTTAACAAAGCTCAGAATCAGCGGGGGTTTGAGATTTCTGGAAATTTCATGTGAGCTGGATTGTTGTCTTTGGCTATCTGATCTCCTCTGGATTGCGCTGCTTAACGCATGTGTGCCAACTGGCCTTTGTGTGCGATtttgagaggaggagtgagttcACAGACCTTTCCGTGACCCTTTTGTTCCTTCATCGGTTCTCACAATTGTACATCGTCTTGATCCCTTAAAATTCCCAGGTCTCTGTAAGTGAAATCCTACGGTCAGGTGTTGTCCATTTTGTAGGTTTTGTGAAGTAAAGAGATTTCAGAAATTCTTCTTTTATATCCTGGTCTAGACAGGTGCATGAGTGATCTGTTTACGGTATATACAGAGGGCGTTGGCTATGGCtctatttgtctttttgttttgtacacACTGGaaattattgttttgttttgaaggaCACGTCATAAGGGAACAGTTCTCTATCATGTAGTGGTGTGTCGATACTTGATAAGAGGTACACACAGGCTACTGTTTGAGTTTACCTGTCTCTGTATaccttattttttctttcttttaatgtcattccatctctctctcgtccaCAGTGGCAAAATGCGAGTTTTTTAATGCCGGCGGGAGTGTTAAGGACCGCATCAGTCTGCGCATGGTGGAAGACGCGGAGAAGGAAGGCATCCTCAAACCCGGAGACACCATCATCGAGCCCACCTCTGGCAACACGGGTAtgagccgccccccccccccccccccccccccccccagagctaGGCCTCAAACGTGACCTGcctccccagagagagagagagaggcagtgttaCTCACGCTACTCCCAGGGAGAGCTACTCTCCTGCAGgactttccttctcttcctgaCCTAATACAGTACATCTGATCATAGTTAATCAGGCACAACCGTGACCTGGACACCAGTATTACTGTGATATTTATTTACGGTTGCAGCCAAATCCTGCTTATCCGGGAAGAAATTGTTTTTCCCCCATATATCCCCACGTTAAGCCAGGCACTCAACCCTTACATACCATTTAGTGCTGTCATGTCTAACATGGCAGTCCCACTGCACATCTATATGCTTATTAAGTGGGAGTAGGACAAGCATGTGAACATCAGTTGTGTGTAGACACATTGAGACAGACGCATAGAGTCTGCTTGTCTTGTTTGTGGCCATGGACTCAACTCCCTCTCCGTCCCCTCTGCAGGCATCGGTCTGGCCCTGGCTGCCGCCGTGAAGGGCTACCGCTGCATCATCGTCATGCCTGAGAAGATGAGCATGGAGaaggtagtgtgtttgtgtgtttgtgcgagtgttTTAAACCTGTGAATGTTCAGTGAGTAGGTTAATCCTCTTAAGATTGTGATCAGTGAGTACATTTAATAGGCATgtatttatgtgcgtgtgtgtgtgtttgtgttttaggtgGACGTCCTGCGTGCTCTCGGCGCGGAGATTGTCCGCACTCCCACCGCAGCTCGCTTCGACTCCCCGGAGTCTCACGTGGGTGTGGCCTGGAGGCTGAAGAACGAGATCCCCAATGCCCACATCCTGGACCAGTACCGCAATCCCAGCAACCCCCTGGCCCACTACGACACCACCGCGGAGGAGATCCTCGAGCAGTGTGATGGTGAGGCCTATAGGTGTTTTATATCGGATCCGGAACGTCCAAGGGGTGAAGGCAGCACTTAACTACATTAAATAACACAGAGGAAAATacagtgaaaataaatacaGGGAAAGCATTTTGAGCAGTGTGATGGTGAGGCTTGTGTTTATATCGGAGCCGGAACGTCCAGGGGGGGAAGGCAGCACTTGACTACATTAAAtaatgcagtgaaaataaatacaGGGAAAGCAATTTCCCTACATTATATTGTCTGTTTTCTCTGCTCTAAGTATGAATCACAAGAAATGGCATTGCACTGCGTAGATTTGCGTAGGGCCTGTAGAGCtctttgtttttagtttttttgttatttctgcGCCCCTAAAAAAGATGACCCAAAAGCTTCAGTACTGATAACACTTcacattctcctctgcaggtAGGGTGGACATGCTGGTGGCAGGAGCTGGCACCGGTGGCACCATCACCGGCATCGCCCGCAAACTGAAGGAAAGATGCCCCAACATCAAGGTGAAGCTCCAGACTGCTATTTTGTCTTTCCCTCTGATGACTACTCATTGAGTACTCCGATCAGTTTTAAGCAAAACTACTTTAAATGGCCGTCCTCTTCATATTTCACTAGCTTATACTAGACAGTGGATTGATGTTTCCGTGTTTCCCTGTCCGTGTTAGATCATTGGTGTGGACCCTGAGGGCTCGATCTTGGCAGAACCAGAGGAGCTGAATGTAACCAATAAGACACAGTATGAGGTCGAGGGCATTGGCTATGACTTCATCCCCACTGTGCTGGACCGATCTGTGAGTATCTCCCAGTCTGTGAAGCTCTCCACAAGCCCAGTTCTGTTGAGTTTAGGGTTTTCCTATGGGTACATTGAaattgacacttttttttttgtgttcctcCCTGTCCCCTGTTCAGGTGATTGATGGCTGGTACAAATCGAATGATGACGAGTCTTTCGCCATGTCGCGCATGCTCCTCCGAGACGAAGGACTCCTGTGTGGTACGCCAGCTTCACCTCTCGCCCGTGTATCTCTTTCCCTCAATACCTGTGCTCCACACAAACTAATCACTtgttattcccccccccctccgtcctTTCCTGCCCCCAGGAGGCAGCTCTGGTACAGCCATGGCTGCTGCCGTGAGGGTGGccaaggagctgaaggagggcCAGCGCTGTGTTGTCATTCTGCCCGACTCCATTCGCAACTACATGTAAGTCTTTACTGCACTCGCTCACTGTGGTTCTCTGGCAAGCGCTCCTGCTTACAGTGTGAGCCGTGTTGTTGTGTTCAGTGCTTTAGAAATGATAACATGTACCCTTTTAGTTGTAAATGGTTTTGTGATCAGATAAGGCTTTTGGATAATGATGATTCTTCTGCGGCAGTCATTGTATGGCCTTAGCATACCGTTTTAGCGTATTGCTGCTGCCTAGTGCTCAGTGGTGTTCATTACACGTGCATTCCACTGGTAAGTGTATTGACAATGGCCAGCTTTGTTTCATAATACTGTGAAAGAATTTGATCGGTTCTTAACAAGTGGCTTATTCTGAAAATGTGTGGCATTTCCCTGCAATTTCACCTATTTGAGTGCTTTGAGTGTTAGCAGCAGAATGACAAGCATGTACAGTTCATCATCCTACCTGCTATTTGTTTCCACAGGTCCAAATTCCTCAGTGATAAGTGGATGTGTGAGAAGGGCTTCCTGAAGCCTGAGGACCTGATGATTAAGAAACCTTGGTAAGTCAAGGCATCACTGAAGGTATGCGCCTGTGCACACCATTCAGAAATTAAactgaaggaaagagaaaaaaaaaattattgctACTGAATGCTGTCCTGTGGTGTAGTTTACATTGTCActtggcagacgcttttatccaaagcgacttactatgtatacacattttacatttacactgatggcacactgcacatcaggagcaattaggggttcagtgtcttgctcaaggacgctttgacagggaatcgaactagcaaccttctgattactatacgacttctctacctactgtaccactgtctccccccACAGTTTGTATGGTTTGTTGGGGGATTTTCTAAACGGTCACATGCTGTAGGCAAGGACATGTTTTTTGGGTCATGCTATTAACATGGTCATGTGGGTCACTGAAACAGATCTTGTGATTTGTGTAGCTGTCATGCCAAACTTGCTGCTAGCCTTAAGCGGCCTCCTCTCATGCTTGAGAAGCATGATAAGAATGTGGTTAAAAGTGGTTCCACAGATGGAATACCTCTGATATCTCCAATAGAATATTAAGAAGTGGTATGTGAATGTACTGAATCATTTCTTATTCtattctctttcctcctcctcctctttctctctctttcaaggtGGTGGAACCTTACTCTGCAGGTGCTGAATCTGTCTGCTCCTCTGACTGTCCTGCCCACAGTCACCTGTCAGAAGACCATCAAGATCCTGAAGGAGAAGGCCTTCGACCAGGCTCCAGTGGTGGATCAGACTGGGTAAGAATTCTACCTGAGGCAGTGACAATACAACCACTGGATCACTCCCAATatccctttatttatttatttatttatttatttatttatttatttatttatttatctatctatatctctctttccctctctttctttttctctttctttctttcttttttttctttctttctttttctctttctttcttttttttctttctctttcttttttttctttttctttcttttttttttttttttctttctttctttctttttactttctttctttttttttctttttctttttttttctttttctcctatctttctttttttctttcttttcctttactttgtcttcctctcattctgtctgcCTCCCCTTGTCTGGTAATAGTATTTAAATTCAGGCCTGTCATTTGCCTCATAcatattctgttctgttcccatGTTCCTCCCGTAGGGTGATCCTGGGCATGGTGACGCTGGGTAATATGCTCTCCTCAGTGCTGGCAGGGAAGGTCAGGCCCTCTGACCCCGTGAGCAAGGTTCTGTACAAGCAGTTTAAACAGGTGAGCATCTGTGAGTGAGACTGCATACaatgtgtgtgcaggcaggcaTTGTACATATTGTACAGAAGGCATATTTGAACACCGAAAGCGGCCATGTCCTAGTGTGCTTTACATgtaagtttactttaaagcttttttttaaggAGATTGGCAAGATATTGTCTTTGTTAGCACTAAAGGGTGACGTTTTAATGTTACCCAGCTGGGCTCCCTCAGGATCTAACCCTCGCTCGCTTTTCTCAGGTGCGGCTGACTGACAACCTGGGCAAACTTTCTCGTATCCTGGAGACGGACTACTTTGCTCTAGTGGTGCATGAGCAGATCcaatgtgagtgttttttttgttttttttcttcttcctcgcCATTCCTAACCCCTCTTGGTCGTCACCATCACAGAGTCAGGATGGGCTCATAGAAGGCAAAGTTCcttttcctttatttcttttgAGAGATTCAACGAGGCTTCCAGATCCCTGTTCGGGAAGCAGTTTGACCCATAGCGTGTGCTTTCCCCTGTGTCTATAGCTGACCACTGTGGGTCTGCGGCCAGCAGCTCTTGCCCAATGAGTCCGTCCGCCGAGCCCTGCATGGTCACTGGGCAGAATTCGCAGGGTGCGTGGCCACAGTGCTCCTCGCTCTGAGGGCATTCATATACTTCTCATCTCCTGGGGGTTTTAACCCTTGCCTCATGCCTTGCAAATCAATTTAATTGCCACTTTAACCGCTAACTGCTCCGCTCTATTCAGAGTTTAAATATGTTCGACAGGTGAGGACAGACTTTAGACTGTGTTACATGGATTCAGTTTGGTCCTTTGGTTTCTGATGGCTATCAAGCCTTGTTTAGCTTATGAAGGACATACaattctttgtgtttgtgtatcttgtGTGACTGGCATGTTTGCCATGTTCTAGCTGACAAGCTCACAAAGTCCACAAGTCTAGGCACATTCTAACTCTTGCAGTCCTTTGTTATCTGAAAATGTTGTCACCTCAGGAGCTTTGGATGCCCGAATAAGGGTGCTTTGGGCAGACACCCCAAGGACGCGCCCTGTTCTGGCCCCGCAGTTAACTGGCTTCAAGGGCACAGTGTGATATGCCCTGATTACGCTGAAAACAGGTTGCCTAAAACCAAATATTTAGGAATCGTTGTTTACTTTTCAGTATTGCAAGTTGGTAGACTGTTCTTTTGTTTGGCTAATAGTGTTTTTACCAGTTCGTGAGAGCCTGGTCTGTCATCTGTTCAGTTTACAGAAAccgtatgtttaaaaaaaaaatgtaaaatggaaTAATTTTAAATGCTGATCGGAATTAATTGCTTTGAGTTTGAATTGGGTACGAAGACTGCCCTGCTCCttccttgctttctctctgtactctgtatttgttttttccatcttgttgtttgttctgttgtttctgggttaattttctctctctgtctctggctttCTTTGTTTCATGTGCACAACATCTCAAATCCTCCTGTTtactcctcccttcctctctccctatgCTGTAGACATGACCGACGACTCGCCGGTGCTGAAGCAGATGGTGTTTGGGGTGGTGACGGCCATCGACCTGCTCAACTATGTGGCCAcgcgggagaggagagaacgcACGCTGTCAGAGTGCTCCCTGCCCGACGAGCAGTGACCatacagatttacacacacatacagattttcacatacacatattcataaatacacacacacacacacacacacacacacacacacacacaccttcacaaccACTGAGGTGAAGGAGATCGTCCGATGTTTTGCATTTGACAGATCAGATATTTCCAAATATTTCCGCTCTCCTTATATTCACATTTTCTTGCACCAAAACTAGTTATTACTGTcaaatctgagaaaaaaaacattatcaaAATTACTGTATTACTGTTTAGACAAGAATGTATATAGAAATATGTATAATGCATCAGTTTACTTTGTCTTACCTGATGAAAAGGGTTCTTTGGTCAACAAAATCAGCAATCTCCTAACTTAAGCATTTTATTCTCTCATGAGTAATACACAGGACTCAAAATAGTTCTTGCAATAGGTCAGCTTGGCAATTCAGTGAACCAAAGCCTAGCACCGGAGCAGACACGCATGATCCCATTGAGAGGTGTATATAATTGATACTTTTGAGACgcttgtctttttgttttgagACTTCCAAATATCTAATGTATTGTTTATATGGCCATCCTAAAGACTCACAGCTCATACTTCACTTCACAAACAGTGGTGTTATtcaggggggggagagaaacggCTTACTTAATTGTTGTTTTCTGACTGGTATTCATTCAGGGCTATGCTGCCACCTGGTGACTGTAAAAGGCAACACAGGTATTGTTTGACTGACGGACAGGGTCAAGGAAGTGCTCTGTATGGGGCAAGTACTAAGATGGGCAGAGACACCAGCCCCCAACCAGGGCGACTTGTGTTGGTTAATTTCTTTCTATGTCTTTGTATTGAGACAAGATCTTTTAAAAAGTGTATTCGTTTTGACGGGTGTATTTAAAGACAGGATTTGTAACAAGGTTTGTACAGGCAGATCTTTTATAGAGGTCTCTGTATGgaatggggaggtgggggggattATTTTCTTACTCGCTGTGCTTTTGACCACatgtaaatgaataaatgtatctGAAATAGGACTGAATAAATGGGTAATGTTTTgaattttgaattgaattgaattgaattgaattgtaatGCAGTGTGATTGATATTAGGGAAAGGAAATCTTTGTGGGTAGACGTTATGCTTTAAGGACTTCAGTTACTCTGTCCATAATGCTTTTGGCATCTTTCTGCTTTATAGTTGATATTTATATGTTCAGACCTATGGGGGAATTTTACTGTTACTTTTTGTTCTGTACCATGTCTACATTACCTTTGGCATTGCATAACTTTGCTTGaaataaagatattttttttccctAAAATGAACTTCAGATGAATGTATTTTTCATACCTGTGTTCCACACCTTCAACACTAGGGGGCAGTATCAGAACAGCTCTTAGAGAGTGGTCACAGCTTCAATGTCAATTCTTGAGAGGCACTGCatgaaatgttaatgttaccttCACATAATTTACTCACTGAGTGACTATACTTTTAACAGATATTTGACTTGTTACGTGATTAACTTCATAATAATTAACTTGATATTTGACTTGCTACATGATTAACTTCATAATATGCTCTAGTGAACTTATGTGTTTAGGAAAATCGAACATCTTTTAAATATTACCTGACTTGAATGAGTAAGGATGAATGACCGTGAATAGTGAGTGAAGACGTCTGTTTACAGTAAGTAAAACCCCTAGGGTCCAACAGGGAACCGTTTTCTCTTGGTATCCTGTAAAAGTTCAGGTCAGAGTTTGCTCTCACTGGAGCAaatgctgctgttgtgttgaatgctTTAATGGCATGAACAGGAAGTCGCTTATACCAAACATGTCCAGAAATGACCTGAACATACTGCGCAACAGCTTGGCTCCTTCCACCCCACTTTGTTCCTGTGTCGGCTAATTTCGGTTCCGTTGTCTGGGGTCGTTCCCTCGTACTGTGAGGAACAAGGCATTCAGCTGGTGGCGCCAGACTTCCATCAGTGCCTCGTCATCACTGCGCCCCCTGCTCAGTCACTGCACTGGAGGagggcctgcctgcctgctgtttGAGACCCAGCGCTGGGGCCCCAGTGTTAGGAGAGGCTGTTGGTATTTGCTAAGCCTCCTTTGGCCCCCTCTCCTCATTAGGGTTATGGGATTACTGTACCCAGCTGGCCACAGACCGGAGGCAGGGTGGAGGAGGCATGGGTGGAGGAGGCATGGGTTGGGGaaggggagcgagggagagtcTGCAAGGCAGCCAGAGACAAATGATCAACAGGGGTTAGGATCATGATTGTGTAGAGGTAGCTCATAATAGTCCTATTTTTCTGAAGTAGTGCCTATCATGCAGTGCCCATCATGctttgccattgtgcttgcactaagggtgtccaggctctgggctctgtaaagcgccttgagacaatgtattgtcctggcgctatataaagaaaaaattgaattgaattgaattaaaaataatgtaaaataatataGATTTGTTTCACACAACAATAATGATAAAGTTTTTCAATCAGGTTTATAAACCCAACTATCTACAatatcagttcaagttcagacTTGTTGGCAGAGTTTAAGTTCAACAGATGGCAACTCAAACTAGCCTTAATTCATTGGACTACACCAAAATGCTCAAAGCACCAGTGAACACCTGAAGCAACAGAACAAACAAGAATCAAGTGTTTGCGAGATCAGTGCAACTGGCAGTGATAACCCTGACTGCAGTGTTGTTCTTAAGCTGTCTCAGACTAACAGCAGACCTGGCAGGGATAACCCTGACTGCCGTGTTGTTCTTAAG
Protein-coding regions in this window:
- the LOC105908670 gene encoding cystathionine beta-synthase-like protein isoform X1, whose product is MPSVPSSADNGSLAKICPHAAKMMLLNGDGKTNEEAILKGEAKMKVAAMLNGDGGHKLATNGHTNGEGNGLAKVHTPLDPEEENEEEGPMERQWIRPDLPSRCTWRLGGPNTGSPHSHAERTKPPGILPNILRRIGDTPLVRINKISKEFGLKCELLAKCEFFNAGGSVKDRISLRMVEDAEKEGILKPGDTIIEPTSGNTGIGLALAAAVKGYRCIIVMPEKMSMEKVDVLRALGAEIVRTPTAARFDSPESHVGVAWRLKNEIPNAHILDQYRNPSNPLAHYDTTAEEILEQCDGRVDMLVAGAGTGGTITGIARKLKERCPNIKIIGVDPEGSILAEPEELNVTNKTQYEVEGIGYDFIPTVLDRSVIDGWYKSNDDESFAMSRMLLRDEGLLCGGSSGTAMAAAVRVAKELKEGQRCVVILPDSIRNYMSKFLSDKWMCEKGFLKPEDLMIKKPWWWNLTLQVLNLSAPLTVLPTVTCQKTIKILKEKAFDQAPVVDQTGVILGMVTLGNMLSSVLAGKVRPSDPVSKVLYKQFKQVRLTDNLGKLSRILETDYFALVVHEQIQSDHCGSAASSSCPMSPSAEPCMVTGQNSQDMTDDSPVLKQMVFGVVTAIDLLNYVATRERRERTLSECSLPDEQ
- the LOC105908670 gene encoding cystathionine beta-synthase-like protein isoform X2, translated to MPSVPSSADNGSLAKICPHAAKMMLLNGDGKTNEEAILKGEAKMKVAAMLNGDGGHKLATNGHTNGEGNGLAKVHTPLDPEEENEEEGPMERQWIRPDLPSRCTWRLGGPNTGSPHSHAERTKPPGILPNILRRIGDTPLVRINKISKEFGLKCELLAKCEFFNAGGSVKDRISLRMVEDAEKEGILKPGDTIIEPTSGNTGIGLALAAAVKGYRCIIVMPEKMSMEKVDVLRALGAEIVRTPTAARFDSPESHVGVAWRLKNEIPNAHILDQYRNPSNPLAHYDTTAEEILEQCDGRVDMLVAGAGTGGTITGIARKLKERCPNIKIIGVDPEGSILAEPEELNVTNKTQYEVEGIGYDFIPTVLDRSVIDGWYKSNDDESFAMSRMLLRDEGLLCGGSSGTAMAAAVRVAKELKEGQRCVVILPDSIRNYMSKFLSDKWMCEKGFLKPEDLMIKKPWWWNLTLQVLNLSAPLTVLPTVTCQKTIKILKEKAFDQAPVVDQTGVILGMVTLGNMLSSVLAGKVRPSDPVSKVLYKQFKQVRLTDNLGKLSRILETDYFALVVHEQIQYMTDDSPVLKQMVFGVVTAIDLLNYVATRERRERTLSECSLPDEQ